From Arachis hypogaea cultivar Tifrunner chromosome 3, arahy.Tifrunner.gnm2.J5K5, whole genome shotgun sequence:
CTTGCCTAactgtataacatgcctaattgtctacttgaattacttgccatatatgcctatacttgtgttttacttgcattgatatTAATTGTGtcttctactgggattgaggaggttcggaaggcagtggcgatgggatcgcacagaggataggttggtgaaggctgtgggacagtggaGAACTATTAGACTAGaaaatcccttaagatagattACCCCTTTTTATTATGTTGAGGCTTTATGTTCTGCTTTACtgttttagttatgctttaagttgaatcttgtgatggatatgaagttctaagattgcctttggcgtcccggagtcttatattttacatcactgggcactgttaccatactgagaacctccggttctcataccatattctgttgttattttcagatgcagatcgcaacccacctcggtgagttgttttggtagtgacagagcggaggatcctggatgtattttggagtcttttgcttattttgtttatatctctcatcttttgtatatactttttcctagaggcttattttgagagaaaaacttTTATAAGCTGTTTTTAATTTTCAGAATTCAGTATTGTCTGTATATAGTTAGCCGGCTTAAACttcgcgagccgtggctagatctttatattattatactcttatcttttgttatattatGTCTTTATCTTGTGcgttaagttagtagcttcgagtgtacgttttgcgcttttcaaatccttttttgagttatatccttcatcgggcatctagaatatattatttcttctatatatttaaactttagaactgtcgtaacttctgattaacctttactttacgacgcgaggtaaagtttaggataattagggtgttacatacacATTCCGATAgagaaaaaatcattaaaaatacaAATTGGATATTCTGTAACTGAGATATGatagaaggaaaaaaaatctCGAATACTCAATATCTGGTTATGAGCTTAATGCATTTAATGTCAATATACTCGGAATATGTGTATTATTATAATGATTTAACTACAATATTACATATTCATATTATTCTACTCGTATGGTTAATTAAAtattcaatttgaaaaaaaaaataacgatttaaattttttaaattacaaaatttttaatttaaaatatagatgaatataatttaaattaacgatttaatttaatctaataaaataaatgtgTTCATACTCTTATGGTTGATTATAAGTAttgccaaattaattttaaatttttttaaaatgagtcCAAATATTGGATGGTTCGTAATAAACGTACTCTAATAAAAATACTAGATGGCTAGTAATAAAGGtattctaataaattttaaattagtaatttttttcgTATTTTATTTGTATCGAGTTTTTTAAAACTATTGGTTTTAATTCACTCATTTTAGATTAGTTGGCGTactattcatataaaaaaatcattaatttctAGAAAACAGAAATCAATTCGTATAAAACTTGTAATTTAAAACTGctcatttaaaattaatataatatttttttaaaaaaaaccacacgttatttaaaaattttaacaaacaaAATTTGGGCAATATAATGTGTTAGTGATTTAAAATTGCTCATCCTCCTCCATTATATGAAATACTGTCCAATCTAAGAAATTCATCTCACCCATTATTTGAAATTAGCGATTTTAAAGTGTTCATCTTCTTGTATTTACAACTATCAACTCtaaaaaaatttatctctttTATTATTTGAAATCGAATGTAATAGTAATTTAAAACTgtctattttttttcattatttagaacggtccattttaaaaatttatctttttcattatTTGAAATCACCTATTTTAAAAAAGAACCACACAAATAAAGACGCTTAAAacgttttttttaaagatgttttttagtaattaaaattcaatatatataattaattaaactgtattatttttgtcaaaattatatTAGATAAATTGATTTGACTAAAAAATTGGTGAACTACACcttgtctaaattaatatttttttacaaaaattactataatatatctattataaaaaataactagaatactcttattcttattatatatattgagaACTCTAAATACTAATCCTACTCTTCTCTGTGCGCTGTCGTAGAATTAGAATTTATTAGgattctcaaattttaaaaaaatatatataatagaaatattttagtaattttttataaaaaaatattaatttagattggtTCAAGATTTGGTTTATCAATTTTTCGGCCAACTTAATTTATCTtatctaattttgataaaaataacacaatttaatcgactatatgtattgaattttaattactaaaaaatatctttaaaaaaaacgtGTTAAGCGACTTTATCTAAGTGGCtcccttttaaaaaattaagtacaaacaaatacaaaaaaaattattaatttaaattgctcacaaattatattttaaaattttaaattttttaaataaaaaatgtttcccCTAAACAAAATAGCGGGAAAAGTCAACGGGTTACATGGTTGGTGCCTTCACTGCGTTGGTGATGGTATGATGTGATAAGTAGCAGTAGCACAATGATAATACATAGCAATTGGTGTTGAGTTGGCAGCTATGAACAGGATGggtttaatactttaattaaagTGTCATCATTGGGCGATAGACGACGGTTAGTGCTAAGATTAAGAAAGTAAGGGCAGCAAACTAAACAACCGTTCGCGAATACCCGCGTCTTGAGCTTCCACTCAATTTCGTAAATCCCTTCCGAATCTCTCTCCACCCTCCCCACAGGCCAAAGTCACAGGTGTGCTCGCCAACTTTCTCTTTCCTTCAACTTCTTCATTTTTATTGTTATCGGTTCTCAGCTATATCTGTTTTCCGGCTTGTTCTATTTAATTGATCTACTGCTTGTTAATATTATCTCCGATCCTTCCTCACTTCGGAACAAATTCACCAAATATATGTCGATCTACTTTTCATGCTCCTCACCCTGCGTTCCTTTTCATCTTCAcctcgtctttttttttttaggttaattatttgcatttgtATGACTGTTTGAGCAGTGACACAAATAGATGAGGATATTAAATGCCTAATAATCTGGTCTTCACACAGGAGCTGCTTGGGAATTGTGAGTGTCGAAAATCCAATGGAATGATTCATCTGATGTCAGCTCTCGAACTATAAATTTTACTTCCAAGCGATCAGCAGTTtgcccaaaattttttttttctagaatGCTTGGATTTTATATTCCAAAATCAGAGTGCTCTTAAGTCTTAACTCAATGTAACATGCTTCTGTCTTCAACTTTATTAGTCTGATTGGTTTTGGCTTGTCAAACAATTCATTTTTCTTGTTAGCATTCTTTATGCTCGGAATCCTTGGATTTTGAGTGGAAAGAGTTGATGTCATTCCATTACTTTGTTAATATGAAAAGAATATACTCCTATATACATgttgtttaaatttatttatttatttattttcacaaTTCAGGGCTGCAGCTGGATGCCTGGACCATTCTCCAATGATTTGTTGAATTGAACAAACTGGTGAGAAACTTAAAGGCTAGCCACGGAAAGTGATGCCATTATGCTGCATTGTTGTTCTGACTTCTTGGTGTTGTTAACTTTACAGGATAAGTCATCCTTCAAACTTACCATTGCTATCTTCCTCCAATATAGGCTTGTCCTTCCTTCAGGAAGAAAGTCATTTCATGGATGATGGTCCTGCAAAATTAAATATCATTCCTGATCACTTTCAAGTTCCAACATCAAGTCAAGAATCTCCTGAAAACACATCATCGTCTATTACAGAACCTCAAACTGATCAATCCCCAAGGTATTCTATCCTGATTGAAAGCAGGAATACATGAAAATGAAAATTGGAAAGTTATTAAGATTATTCTgagtttataattttatgaaagtTGTTACTAAGGCTAGCTTAGTTTAGGTCCCCACACCATTTGCGGACCCGAAGGAAATTAAAGACGGCTTTGATGCTGAGCTTGTTTTCTCCGAGGCGGCTCTCATGGGTTTCCGGTAATGAAGGTCAGGAGAAGGTTCGACTTAAAGCAGTTGTGCTGTGCTTCACTGCTTCTTTTGTTATTGATGAAGGTCCTACTTTATCCTACCAACACAAAACTTATGATTTGTAGGTAGAACTAACTGTTGCAGAAGTAGAGTCACTTCGATCTGAACTTACTGATATAGAGGAGAGGGAAGCTCATTTGAAAGCTCGGTGAGTGATCCACAACTTTAGACTGTTATGGACTTCGCCATCATAATGTATTTTTATAGTTGTCAATTCACTACTAGTTTACCTTATGTTACCTTTCGTGTAGTTTGCTATCTCCTTCTTTACTCTCATTGATCAAAGAAACAAACATATGAGTTTATTTGCTAGTATATATATTTGGAAGCTAGACATGGGTGACTGTTTGAGTAATAAGAAAGGTTCCATTTCCATTTCTTGCATCATTCTCCACTTGAGAATATACATAAGGCGCTAGTTATTCTACTCTCTGGTCTTCACTGAAGTTGAAATTGCTACAATGAGTTACTGGTGAAATTCAGTGTTCAATCTCCACTTGAATACTTGATCCTCTCAATTCTATAGAGAATTCTTACATGACGTAATAAAATCTTCTGTGATTTTCTGTAAATAACTGTAGAGGATGTTTTTGTTTCTCATAGAGTGGAACATGTTGATGAAGTTTTGCGGTCAGCACGTCTATCTGGCTACTTATACATCCGAACTGTACTGACTGGCTAGCCCCACATCAATTTACATTTTATTTGGTTTGCACTTCATGATTTTTTACTAATGTAGCTTCAACTTGCTTTTCATCTTTATCTTCAGAGATGGGAAGCCCTACCAGGCGAACCTCCACCTATAGATGATACAGAAGTAGATGATTGGCTTCCTCGCTTTGTTGTTCTCCACGGAGAATGTATATTCTTATATTTGTTGTGTACAGGTAATGTTGTTAATTGTAATCATTTTCTCTCTATTCATCTCCTGTTTTCCTAAGAATTTCCAGTTTCTTCATAACTACTTTGATTtaatataaatacatacatttttTTATGTGATTAATGTATTAATAACTTGTTTTCACATGGTTGGTTCAATAAAATATACTGTTCTCAAGTTTTCATATGACTGGATTTCATTCACAAGGGTAAAGTTGCAGATCTAAGTCCTCAGGACTCAACCCTTCTATCGGACATCATTGAGGTAGGGAGGTTACCAAGTTTCAAACGTGATGATGAGATTCAATATGCCTTTTATATTTTGACTCAGCTCGGATTACGTTATGAGTGCTCAAGCAATTCTAAGATACAGGTGTGTCCTAGTTAAGATATTTTCTATTTCAGTCTGAATAGATTGTAAATAGTTCATATcatgatgttaattttttttaccaacttcTAAATATGTTCTGTATTCCCTTTGCTTTTCCAGGTGGACTGTTGGTTATCAGCTCTTCAAACTGACTGTAAATTGGAATCTGATACATCAATTCCAAATGTTTGGATTAAGATGTAATATAACGGATAGTCAGATACCTTGTTTGGTAAGTTTGATTGGCTTGAAATCTGACAACTAATATAATGAAATGCTTCAAGTAATTGAATAAATACTAGTGATTTATTTGTCATGTTCTGCTCATTCCAGAACTGACAACTGAGTGATCCATTAGGTTCTTAAGCCCTTCAATTTCAAGTGACTCTTCCAAATGTATGCAAACTAGATTTAGGATCGAAGTATTAAGCGCAAAAGCTGAAAAACCGTTATTGTTGACCTAACCTTAAATTGCCTTGTGAACTCAAGCTGGTGATACAGTGTCTATAACATAGAATGAACGATAAAACTTTGCAGTAGGTGGTGAAAATGCGATTAATTATGCACTGAAAATATCTCTTTTCTTGTCATGAATTATTAATGGCAGACTTTCTTACTTTACCAGAGATGCTGATGTGTAAAAATAATGCATTGCATTTGCAGGGCATATAACTTGAATTTAATGAGCGTAATTGATGGCAGTAAAAATAGAAGAGGCCTTGaaaatcatttaaaaaacaaGGCAATCTGGTAAGCTATTCTGCTTCCAGAAAAATGCAGGGTAGAATGGAGATCGATATTGTTCGCCAACATTCGGAGACAGTTTAGACCATATCTTATTCTGCTTTAATCTCCCAAGTTTTATCACTTTGTGGTAGACTGATACTCATGCAATTCTCATCTAATAGTAACTGGTGGCCTAAGTCTAGGAGCTAAGGATGATCTGACACGGGAACCAATTTTTCTCCGAATATTTATGTACACGGACAATGGCTTCAACTCGGAGCTTCACCCAAATAACTTTGTCAAACTGATGCTTTctgctaaataattatttaagttGCACACTAtctcaaaataaaccataaaaagtaaaagtaaaaatcaCCCATTTTCATGTAAGAATCTCATTAATACTTTTAGAAGCTTCATTTAGTCTTTATTTGTCCCTCTTTCCCATACGCATGTCCTCTTCTTTTGTTGGCGTTATCCACCAGTTGGAAATGGTATTGGTTCCATGAGGAGAGAGGATAGTAAATGACTGGTTCTCTACTTGGCTTTGTCCAATCAAGCCGTGCATGTAAAGTATTGACAAGTGTAACACCCATATTATCACAATGTCATGCTTCTGACTGCATTATTCTGATAGCGAgggtattacgacgacttctatatacttaataataaaataagagtcTTTAACTCAAAActgtattgttttttttttttagaaaaaaaccaaaaattctttatctttttataaaCATGCATATATAAACAAATTCATTTACAATCttcacatattatatatatatatatatatatatatatatatatatatatataccaggcATACATATCATTACAAATCACAACTCCTATCtcacaaaaatatataacaaggcaagaaaaaaattataactaaaatatatacaacacAATCAAAGGCGCAGAAGAAACCCCTTAAACTCCTTATTTATCCTAAAAAGAGAAATCTGTAgggagtgagaacctaaccacgTGGTCTAATCAGAAGAatttcagaattgtcataagaagatatataAAAGACAGATCAAAAAATCGAACTGGACTGGCCAGTTCAATCGGGTTAGCCGAAAATCGTTAACCAGACCGGTTCGGTTAGCCTCATAAATCATCTGGCAAAAAATTGGTTACAGAACCAGTCGAATCAGCGGCTAACTGGTGAACCATCAGAACCGATCGGTTTTTAAAGGGTTTCCAATTCGATTAAAACCCTTCCAAATGAAGccgtttttacttttaaaaaaaggaAACCCTAAATCCTTTTCATTACCTGTAACCCAATCCCACAGTCCTCTCCTCTACTCTCTAAAATTGAAGTAAAATTTTGAAATCGAAAGAAGAACCCTAGTCCCCCAATCGCGCAGCTCGCAGCCATTGCAACGACGGTTTCGACCACCACAACCCCTACAGTCCTGTAGCACCGTGTCGTTGTCATCacagagctctctctctctctctctctctctctctctctctctctctctctctctctctctgtgtgtgtgtgtgtgtgtgttcgcCGGTGTCGCCATCTCTTCTGTCGTTGCCGTCACTCCCCTTCCTCCTC
This genomic window contains:
- the LOC112790790 gene encoding uncharacterized protein isoform X1, translated to MDDGPAKLNIIPDHFQVPTSSQESPENTSSSITEPQTDQSPRSPHHLRTRRKLKTALMLSLFSPRRLSWVSGNEGQEKVELTVAEVESLRSELTDIEEREAHLKARVEHVDEVLRSARLSGYLYIRTRWEALPGEPPPIDDTEVDDWLPRFVVLHGECIFLYLLCTDLSPQDSTLLSDIIEVGRLPSFKRDDEIQYAFYILTQLGLRYECSSNSKIQVDCWLSALQTDCKLESDTSIPNVWIKM
- the LOC112790790 gene encoding uncharacterized protein isoform X2 yields the protein MLSLFSPRRLSWVSGNEGQEKVELTVAEVESLRSELTDIEEREAHLKARVEHVDEVLRSARLSGYLYIRTRWEALPGEPPPIDDTEVDDWLPRFVVLHGECIFLYLLCTDLSPQDSTLLSDIIEVGRLPSFKRDDEIQYAFYILTQLGLRYECSSNSKIQVDCWLSALQTDCKLESDTSIPNVWIKM